The window CCTTTTTAAACCTACTGAAATGTATTAATTCaagtttatgatataaaaaatcggttggaaaattaaaaaaaaaattaataaataaatactcgTATGTTTTTTCTTTAGTGGTGTATTAATACACAAAGTAACTGTGATATTTATCGTAAGTttttaatagaataaaaatcattgaggttttttgtaattggagAAATTGGGGTTTAAACACTTAAATAGAAACTTCcgtaatttaaaacataaataaactcATAAACTCGATAATATTAgtttaaaggaaaaaaatgatttttaataattaataatttaataaaatgtacaaggcagttattttcttttttattattaattgatttattaattatttttttcaaatacgTTCCGtgactgttttttttttaattttaagtaatttattgTAGAACGCCGttcgaaaaaaaatggtgTATGACTGCTCAAACCTTGTGATAATTGTTAGGTAGCGGCAGGTgcatatacaaaaaaaaattaggtcgGGCTCCCGTTTCAAAGTGccaaaaaacgttaaaaacctattaaaataaaaagttttgggGGAACGGAGCCCAACCGACGGTGTCAGTGCGTTCGATAAgcaacaacaaaaagaaattaaaaaaccataataattaaaacattattaaatggTGTTTGCTTATTGGGGCGCTTTCTCTAATCCGTTATTAAACAGCAATAAGTGTTGTGAGACAAGAATTAAGCCCTCTATTTTTGTATTAGACTATTCCTAGTTGGTAGaacttaaaaaagaatgaaaattgtaataatcaAGTTTTCCTCAAGTTTTAATCCGTTAGTTCCCATCACGCCCCCTATATTCAAAACGAACGGTTTTCTCAAACCAATcccaaattaaaataaaaattaaaattaaacaacttCGATAAGACTCTCGAAGCGTTTTGATTGTTGTAAATATAAGACGTAAACGTTAATAATCGATAACGCTGGGCCTTTTAAAATCGTTGGTACAATTttgagtaaattttttttaaaaaattgcatcATCGGTTTTAAGGGGTGTATAACTTTAAGGATTTAAgtatttaaggattttacTCTCggtcaataaatattatacataatatatcTTTTATCGAAACGAATATAAACACtggatcaaaaaaaaaaggattagaAAAGATTTTTGGAACATAATATCTACAAGATAACCATTAAAATGAACGAAAATGAGAAGAAAATAAGTAttatactattattattttgacgtattatagaaaagtaacgagaaacttaaaaaaataattaaaaaaaattagtgttAGTTTTTTGTAGTAAGTATGTTTGTGTGTAGCGTAGTCTACATTGCACTGTAGTAGAGTTGTATTGAATAAAGTAGTCTTATGAACGTAGAGTATTGCTGTGCTtgttcaaaatacaaaaaaaaaataaattacctcgatattatacatatttaacttgcttgacaaaaaaaacataacatcATACTTAAAAAAGCAGATAAAAAcgcgattttttatttaaaaaaatcgttgctaccgctatttattattattacctatTTACTTAATACTCACCACTATTTACTACTATTACTACTATTTAGCTGTTGTAACAGTaacaaaaagtattaattaatagttttaaaaaaatgttacaaatacatttttaattttccccAAACatccttttaatttaattttaatttctttcttttacccataatttcttttttatcaaataattctagtccttttttttaattataaaaaaaaaataatcactgCTTACTGTGATAACAGTCTGGTCACTCACTGCACGGTTTGTGTCTGTGTATAGCTGTTTTTTCCCGTGCCTTACCGCACTGCGGATCGGACAAtacttaaaaagaaataccgagaaaaaatcttaaaaaaataataatgtcgatattaaaaagaaacaaacatCGAGTGAGACCAAAATGATAAATGGAACTgcggaaacaaaaaaaacttttaaaacgcTGATTAAGAacgaaataaagttttaaaaaagatcCTTTGTAGATATACTACAAAATTAACTAGAgtaaataacaaaactttgtAGAGTGTCGTAGAATACTTGGCCTGTTTGTGTATGCAGTAGAAGCAATTATTCTCTTCCCCCGACCCCCCTTTTCTTATTAATATGGAgtcataaaaatttgtttaaaaaaaatatttgaaatgtaaatcattaattaatattaatctaACATTACTTTAGAATTATTCCCTTCTCTTCAATAACACCATGATGCTTGCGTATCATGGTTAATCCTAATAAAATtagggaatttcatataactcgcaatatatgaatagACAGTAACCACaattacgaaactactatggacttccataaaatgcaacattgcttaatagtacaggcattggagttttgcttggaaaaaggtgacgtccttatgataacCTGAGTTTTcggccgtctttagagacatgcggctgaacccgaataattctagttcttggtctagtgctagtaaactaacactagacataagaactagaaatattcgggtttagccgtgcgtcttcagacatcaattataatcatttttaagataatcaaatttcaagtagttttctttaaaatttttatgactcactatattattttttaatttaataaatttgttatttccCATGAAGTaggatttttgattaaaacaaaaacaagtACCTCTGCTTCATCGATGtgtttttgattttcctaattcttttcattttattaattaatcgtatTTTTAAACGTTGCATTTTTTCTTAGGGGCATTTACTTAGAAACGAGGCGTAGgttttattattcttattaCTATAACTATAAAGAGGTTTCTATCtttctttgatttatttttacttagatttatttttagaagttGTTCTTTgcgtagatttttttaaaaacaaaataaatcaaaaaaaaaatcatttctcaagaaaattaataagataaaATTGGGAACATGTACTCTTCGTTCATCGTTAGACAAAGACGTGCCTTGTTGTCTTCCTTGGCctttgttgttttaaaaaagaaaaaaaatcaagacgATGACAAcgctaattaaatttaaaattttcaagcGTTCAtacaataatcaaaaatgattattaaaatcaattaatcaaGACAAGGAAATAAAGTAACGCAAGAGGAAAATGAAACGACTGTTACAGACGAAAAAACCCCCTGACATATcgttttttgtaatataacgaaaatgattaagaatttaaagcaaaaaaataataaaataaccatAGGTTTAAGACTCTTCTGTTTAATAGACTCCTACTactacattttaaaacattaaacgcaaaaaaatattccaaagatttaatttttttggatttaaaaacgatttttttctaatccaaaaaaaatatattaatacagTGTCAACTTACAGGCCTAAAGTACAAATAAATTTCGTTTTGAAATGTGTACAAATTTGtcctttctttttattttatttctagtaAATAATccctttttatattaatttcattatttttgtgTGTTTATGGATAATGGTATAATCTCATATTTTTAAGATCAAAATAAGTCCATATTCGGATTCTAGTTAAAATCTCTACAGTGAAAGCTCTCTAATAAGCGGGACAGTGACGCTTCCATTACTTTTGTCCACTTATCAGAGATGTCCTGAGACATCTCATACAGAGCTTACGAGAAAAGTCGTATGTTcgaataattaatgattttagtttAGAAATCATATTCAATGTGTCTTTATAAAATGTGATTGGATCCTCTTCCCGTTTTCCctcaatttcaacattttccgaAAAGTTTGTGTCATCTGTATCGACGTTTTGATCAAGAGTTAAATCTTCTGATGTTTTTACATTATCTATTCCCAGTTCTTTACTACATATATGTAAATCAGCTAGACTCGCAAGTGGCAAATTATGTTCACCATCGTAGTCACTGTCAGTTGAACTTCCTTGCTCCATTTGTTGaaacaatttctaattgttagatttaataaaatacaagCTCTCTGTTGTCACTTCGACGTCTTCGTCTGATTACTCACGCGCCCGCTTAAGGGAAAGAAATTtatatatgaaaatataagttTAGGGTTGATTCTAAGATTTTTGTCCGCTTATTAGAGCTGTCCGCAAGGAGAGCTTTCActatattataaacatttatcGCCAAACagttatattttgttataaaacttAATCCATCTATCAAGTAATGAGACAATGAAGATTTGGTGCACACTTCAAAGTTATTATGCAAATTAAATATgtacattttatttcaatatttctaTCGGTCTATATTCCCTGGTTGCTGGAAAATCCAttcttcttaattattgtacGTGACacaatctcaaaaaataatccTTATCCCTTATTGAACTATGATGTGTGTAGGATACAGGGAGATCTCCAAGTTGATAAACAAGTATCTTTTGCCAATAATTTAGCATTATTTTCCGCCAATCTTGCTTTGCACAATCGAGTTCCTTTTGAGGCAATTCGTGATGAAGCCAGATTTATTTCgctcttaataaaataattagaacAGATAAGTTGGTATCGATTAAATCAGTAAAAATCTTACCTTTCTCATTGTAATCCGCTTTCttgacaacatttttttcacttCACCAGtctacattttattgttatccGAATCTCCCGGAGATTCAAATTAAGTATTTAATAAAGTACATAGTTAAGTACATGATATAATCAATCAAATTAACTACGAATGACTTATAAtagagttaattaattaaacaaagcAATCGACCTATTTTGATctcaaaaataagttttatattaacccacatttttaataaatacgaaATGTTACCAAGAAAATGTGAAGTTTTAATTAGTTAAATCGTAAGGtttgtataaattttatttaaaatgtcattttttgaaacttgaTGTAGCGCCATCTTTTGGTGTCTTTcccaaatttaataattaaacatttttattgaaaataaattaaaaaaattactaaaattcGACTAcgataacattaaaaatcagtttttgttttggattttaaataaatttggtttggataacattttttttaactgatTTTTAGTTccaaattgaggttatgtttgatattaaagtttgatttcaaaatgattttatttatacgtATCATTTCTTACCTCGGGATGTTGTCTTATGTAAAAATCGACAGTGTCTTTTCCCCTCCAAAACGGAttattctaataaaaatacaaacaaaattaagatgaatttttttaaatttaacaagatATAAGTTTACTTACAGGATCGGCAAGTTTTTTACTCATTTTGATacccatttttttatttattgtatttttcgattttcactaaaattttgtaaaaagtttatatttttaaagtaaGTTACATTGACATTTTATTCTTGACAAagtctttttttgttttttttttttaatacggTTACTTTGATCGTAacataaaataagttttgtgTGTTATTTGGGTTGCCTATTTTACCCGTGATAAAACCGTCGTAcgattttcttcattttaaaCAAGGTCACGTATTTTTAGGTGATTCCACAGTACAAAATGTTATCTTTTAGTTGTAAACTCCTAAAAATTCCTTctaatagaaatttaattgtaaatttatgcaaatattCTACTATAAAGGTAAGtaactaattttattgtattccATAAATTAAGAtctaacattttattgtttataaggAAACTAAAATTCAAgtaaaaaatcaaacaataaattatgtaaaagAAGGAAATGGTCCCCATAAAATCCTCTGTTGCCCTGGTGCTCTTGGAACAATTTGGAGTGATTTTAAACCACAAATAGAGAAATTAGATAAGAATCAATTTACAATAATCGCATGGGATCCTCCGGGATATGGATTTAGTAGACCACCGAatcgagtttttaacaaagaatTTTATAGAAACGATGCTGATATGGCTTTTGAATTTATGAAAACGTTAGGGGAGGATAATTATTCCATTTTAGGGTGGAGTGATGGTGGAATTTCAGCAATGATTTTAGCAGCTAAATACCCCCAAGTCTTGCGTAAATTAGTCACCTGGGGATCAAATGCTTACATTATCGAATGGGAATATCAACAAtatgaaagtaaaaaaatatgctgattatttaaaaattcttggtgGAATTTTTTGTAGAAATTCGCGATGTAAGTAAATGGTCGGAAAGAATGCGTGCACCATTGGTAAAATTGTATGGAAATGATGGCTTGCAAAAGATGTGGGGAAGTTGGTGTGATGCAGTTGGGGAATTATACAAAAACGGAGGCGATATTTGCAAAGCAGATTTAGTAAAGATAAAGTGCCCTACTTTTATATTACATGGTGATAAAGATCCTTTAGTAGCACCTGAACATCCTGAgtttttaactaaaaacattaagaattcaaggtaataataatatgatatCGTTAATTTATGATGTTATTGTGttcattttttaggttatataaGTTTCCAGATGGTAAACACAacattcatttaaaatattctgatgaatttaatgatttggtgactaaatttcttttagaataagaaatttgttgaaattaattaataaaataatttgaaatctttaaataaaagcgccatcttttatttcaaataataatcatattttaattcattttattatattcattattatcatttacaaataatgcgcacaaaattaaattaattctttgaaatataataatttccctttaaattaattaatatttttgattaattttaattaatttattaattcagcGCCATCTTTTACtgttatttaaaactattttgtcattcaaaaaaaaaaaacgccaAATATAAATTCCtgtaaatatctttataaattaatagcACAAAGtccatttatgttaaaaattaattcacgTCGCATATacagtaaattaataaaaaatttattaatttaacttgTTTGAACCTCGCCAGATGGTGTTACAATGTTTGCCACCGGTCGTTATTCGCACGTGCTCATTAACGTCAAAAAATTCATCTGTCAAAAACCTTTTACATCGATTAGAAACGTTCCCGCGTTAGTATCCCGTTTGCAGTCAACCGTTACGCATAAAATGGCTTATTCCATAGTAGAAAGAGGTTCCCCGAACACCCAAGATTATCGGGTTTACATTAGTAAGTtaaatctaacctaaaaaattctaacctcaaatgattaataaatttgtaacaGAGGATCAAAATGGTCCGATTTCACCGCTTCACGATATCCCTTTGGTAGCAGACGCCGTTAAGAAAACCTACAATATGGTTGTGGAAGTACCAAGGTGGACTAATGCaaaaatggaaattacaaTGAAGGAAACTTTGAATCCAATTAAGCAAGATGTAAAGAAGGGAAAAGTTCGATTCGTAGCTAATTGTTTCCCACATCATGGTTACATATGGAATTATGGAGCTTTACCACAAACTTGGGAAAATCCGGAACACTTAGATGATGGAACGGGATGTAAAGGGGATAACGATCCAATTGATGTTATTGAAATCGGGTACAGGGTGGCTAAAAGAGGCGAAATTCTTCAAGTGAAAGTTTTAGGAACTATTGCTTTGATAGATGAAGGTgagatttcttgaaaaaatgaCCAACCCATAAAGAGAAAGTCAAAATTAAAggttaatatcattttttgtgCATTATCTAATTGAATAATCAATATAATTCTTGACCTTCAACTTACATATTGTAGCACTTATCAAGTTATGAGATAAAGTAAGAATTGCATGTTTCAATTACATAATGACTGAATTGAttggatttttaaaatttttatatcttttgaTAAGCTACTTAGTAATAAcctaattgtttttttttacgaCTCAAATTCcattaatcaaaaatactCAAGATAACTAAAAtacttataaaattatttgtttttttgtttaaggCGAGACTGATTGGAAGGTTTTGGCTATCGACGTAAATGATCCGATTGCTGACCAAGTAAATGATATTCCAGATGttgaaaaacattttcctGGATTACTAAAAGCTTCAGTGGAGTGgtttaaaatctataaaattcCCGATGGTAAACCAGAAAATCAATTTGCTTTTAACGGTGAAGCAAAACCAGCAGCTTTTGCTCAAAATGTTGTTGAAGAAGTCCACGGCTTTTGGAAATTGTTGGTGAATAAAGAGGTTGATGGAAATGGAATATCTGTGTAAGTTTATAACtatctttttaatgtaaaaatcaattttcttacatttttttagtGTAAATACAACAATTGATGGGAgtccatttaaaatatcatcatCTGAGGCGAATGATATCGTAAATAAAACACCTCCTTTGGCACAACCACAACCCATAGATCCAATTGGTAATTAAactcttatttatttttgctttGTTGAGTGTTGAAACTTTCTCTTTCAGTTGACAAGATATTTTTTGTGAGGAATAACCAATCTTGTTCATGCAAACTGTAGAATTTGTGccttttcttttgttaatattaattttgtaagttGTTATAATTCATTATTCTGTTTCAGTGGATAAATGGCATTACGTTCATCTCAAGTAGAACATGGGATAGATTAATTTTAACCGGAaaggttcttttttaatagagCAAAAATGGGCTGCATTTGTGATTAACATTTAGTTATTTatctgtattttttattttcatggtggttttttttttatctaaacaATACAATATCTAAGTCGGTTGTATTTACCAGtgtaaaattacatttataaGTGAAACAACTTGTGAAATAAAGATGTTAGTTATTTATTAGTACCATTTTTTAAGATAGGCAACCAATCACACATAGCGTGTATGGGTGTTGCcttagaaaatatattaattataataatagtatattattataggagcatataatgagggctattattcactaaggttaagtttatgtcacgagcgtagcgact of the Onthophagus taurus isolate NC chromosome 10, IU_Otau_3.0, whole genome shotgun sequence genome contains:
- the LOC111428187 gene encoding valacyclovir hydrolase, producing MLSFSCKLLKIPSNRNLIVNLCKYSTIKETKIQVKNQTINYVKEGNGPHKILCCPGALGTIWSDFKPQIEKLDKNQFTIIAWDPPGYGFSRPPNRVFNKEFYRNDADMAFEFMKTLGEDNYSILGWSDGGISAMILAAKYPQVLRKLVTWGSNAYIIEWEYQQYEKIRDVSKWSERMRAPLVKLYGNDGLQKMWGSWCDAVGELYKNGGDICKADLVKIKCPTFILHGDKDPLVAPEHPEFLTKNIKNSRLYKFPDGKHNIHLKYSDEFNDLVTKFLLE
- the LOC111428433 gene encoding inorganic pyrophosphatase isoform X2, with translation MFATGRYSHVLINVKKFICQKPFTSIRNVPALVSRLQSTVTHKMAYSIVERGSPNTQDYRVYIKDQNGPISPLHDIPLVADAVKKTYNMVVEVPRWTNAKMEITMKETLNPIKQDVKKGKVRFVANCFPHHGYIWNYGALPQTWENPEHLDDGTGCKGDNDPIDVIEIGYRVAKRGEILQVKVLGTIALIDEGETDWKVLAIDVNDPIADQVNDIPDVEKHFPGLLKASVEWFKIYKIPDGKPENQFAFNGEAKPAAFAQNVVEEVHGFWKLLVNKEVDGNGISVVNTTIDGSPFKISSSEANDIVNKTPPLAQPQPIDPIVDKWHYVHLK
- the LOC111428433 gene encoding uncharacterized protein isoform X1, whose protein sequence is MFATGRYSHVLINVKKFICQKPFTSIRNVPALVSRLQSTVTHKMAYSIVERGSPNTQDYRVYIKDQNGPISPLHDIPLVADAVKKTYNMVVEVPRWTNAKMEITMKETLNPIKQDVKKGKVRFVANCFPHHGYIWNYGALPQTWENPEHLDDGTGCKGDNDPIDVIEIGYRVAKRGEILQVKVLGTIALIDEGETDWKVLAIDVNDPIADQVNDIPDVEKHFPGLLKASVEWFKIYKIPDGKPENQFAFNGEAKPAAFAQNVVEEVHGFWKLLVNKEVDGNGISVVNTTIDGSPFKISSSEANDIVNKTPPLAQPQPIDPIVDKIFFVRNNQSCSCKL